The following proteins come from a genomic window of Helicobacter canadensis MIT 98-5491:
- a CDS encoding Fur family transcriptional regulator yields MKKYKESLKTILDRLHLSIKKNNLKNSKQREYILKVIYEDGGHLSPEDIFIAIKKTCKNASISSIYRILSFLEKEGFVHSIEVDKSGKRYEIASGLHHDHIICVECGKIEEFCNEEIEKLQIEVAQSYKAKLVGHDMLLYVVCESCLKK; encoded by the coding sequence ATGAAAAAATACAAAGAATCTCTGAAAACAATTCTAGATAGATTACACCTTTCTATCAAAAAAAATAACCTTAAAAACTCTAAACAAAGAGAATACATTCTAAAAGTAATCTATGAAGATGGGGGACACTTAAGTCCTGAAGATATTTTTATTGCCATCAAAAAAACCTGCAAAAATGCCAGCATTTCATCAATCTATCGCATTTTATCATTTTTAGAAAAAGAAGGCTTTGTGCATTCTATCGAAGTAGATAAAAGTGGCAAACGCTATGAAATTGCAAGTGGTTTGCATCACGACCATATCATCTGTGTAGAATGTGGAAAAATTGAAGAATTTTGCAATGAAGAAATTGAGAAATTACAAATTGAAGTCGCACAATCCTACAAAGCAAAGCTTGTAGGGCACGATATGCTTTTGTATGTCGTATGCGAATCTTGCCTAAAAAAATAA
- a CDS encoding phosphoribosyltransferase: MQYYSYEMFKEDMKELILKIDFNPDGIVAISRGGLTMAHFLGIALDLRMVYSINAASFFNKVQQEVRISNIPELYGNQRVLIVDEIIDSGTSITKVKNILQEINSNIDFKTASIFYKPTATFKPDFFLRETKDWVDFFWEVDIVKEIRERNL, translated from the coding sequence GCTATGAGATGTTTAAAGAGGATATGAAAGAATTGATTTTAAAAATTGATTTTAATCCTGATGGAATTGTTGCAATTTCAAGGGGTGGTTTAACAATGGCTCATTTTTTGGGAATTGCATTGGATTTGCGAATGGTGTATAGTATCAATGCCGCTTCATTTTTTAACAAAGTGCAGCAAGAAGTGAGAATTTCAAATATTCCAGAACTTTATGGGAATCAAAGGGTTTTGATAGTGGATGAAATTATTGATAGTGGCACAAGCATAACAAAAGTTAAAAATATTCTACAAGAAATTAATTCTAATATTGACTTTAAAACTGCATCTATTTTTTATAAGCCAACAGCGACTTTTAAACCAGATTTCTTTTTGCGCGAAACAAAAGATTGGGTGGATTTCTTTTGGGAAGTAGATATTGTAAAAGAGATTAGGGAGCGTAATCTCTAA
- a CDS encoding DUF2325 domain-containing protein has translation MSILVIGGDEIASIRAVLSNFGCKKVTHWDARKESINHKDIPQNTDCLVMLTNFLNHNTMRKFRNEAKKKEIPIICTKRSVSCLYCEFMKTFGKNCCNC, from the coding sequence ATGTCAATTTTAGTTATTGGTGGAGATGAGATTGCTTCTATTAGGGCTGTTTTGAGTAATTTTGGTTGTAAAAAAGTTACGCATTGGGATGCTAGGAAAGAAAGTATTAATCACAAGGATATTCCTCAAAATACGGATTGCTTAGTGATGCTAACTAATTTTTTAAACCATAACACAATGAGAAAATTTCGCAATGAAGCAAAGAAGAAAGAAATTCCTATTATCTGCACAAAAAGAAGTGTGAGTTGTCTTTATTGTGAATTTATGAAAACTTTTGGAAAAAATTGTTGTAATTGTTAA